One part of the Streptomyces lienomycini genome encodes these proteins:
- the hemE gene encoding uroporphyrinogen decarboxylase, whose amino-acid sequence MSANQSPAGQQPTATYDSAFLRACRREPVPHTPVWFMRQAGRSLPEYLKAREGIPMLESCMRPELVAEITLQPVRRHGVDAAIYFSDIVVPLKAIGIDLDIKPGVGPVIAEPIRTRADLARLRDLTPEDVTYVTEAFGLLTRELGATPLIGFAGAPFTLASYLVEGGPSRNHEHTKALMYGDPQLWADLLDRLAGITAAFLQVQIEAGASAVQLFDSWVGALSPADYRRSVLPASRKVFDAVSGYGVPRIHFGVGTGELLGLLGEAGADVVGVDWRVPLDEAARRVGPGKALQGNLDPAVLFAGREAVETKTREILDAAAGLEGHVFNLGHGVLPTTDPDALTRLVEYVHTQTAR is encoded by the coding sequence GTGAGTGCCAACCAGAGCCCCGCGGGCCAGCAGCCGACCGCCACGTACGACTCCGCGTTCCTGAGGGCGTGCAGGCGTGAGCCGGTGCCGCACACCCCCGTGTGGTTCATGCGGCAGGCCGGGCGCTCCCTGCCGGAGTACCTGAAGGCGCGCGAGGGCATCCCGATGCTCGAGTCCTGCATGCGGCCGGAACTGGTCGCCGAGATCACCCTCCAGCCGGTGCGCCGGCACGGGGTGGACGCGGCGATCTACTTCAGCGACATCGTGGTCCCGCTCAAGGCCATCGGCATCGACCTCGACATCAAGCCGGGCGTCGGCCCGGTCATCGCCGAACCGATCCGCACCCGCGCGGACCTGGCGCGGCTGCGCGACCTCACCCCCGAGGACGTCACCTACGTCACCGAGGCGTTCGGCCTGCTCACCCGCGAGCTGGGCGCCACCCCGCTGATCGGCTTTGCGGGGGCGCCGTTCACCCTCGCGAGCTACCTCGTGGAGGGCGGCCCGTCCCGCAACCACGAGCACACCAAGGCCCTCATGTACGGCGATCCGCAGCTGTGGGCCGACCTCCTGGACCGGCTCGCCGGCATCACGGCCGCCTTCCTCCAGGTGCAGATCGAGGCGGGCGCGAGCGCCGTCCAGCTCTTCGACTCCTGGGTCGGCGCGCTGTCGCCCGCGGACTACCGCCGCTCGGTGCTGCCCGCCTCCCGCAAGGTCTTCGACGCCGTCTCCGGGTACGGCGTGCCGCGCATCCACTTCGGCGTCGGCACCGGTGAACTGCTCGGCCTGCTCGGCGAGGCCGGCGCGGACGTCGTCGGCGTCGACTGGCGCGTCCCGCTGGACGAGGCCGCCCGCCGCGTCGGCCCCGGCAAGGCGCTCCAGGGCAACCTGGACCCGGCCGTCCTCTTCGCCGGGCGCGAGGCGGTCGAGACCAAGACCCGCGAGATCCTGGACGCGGCGGCGGGCCTGGAGGGCCACGTCTTCAACCTCGGCCACGGCGTCCTGCCGACCACCGACCCGGACGCGCTGACCCGCCTCGTGGAGTACGTCCACACGCAGACCGCGCGCTGA
- a CDS encoding ABC transporter permease codes for MTSDTAAPPSAAHRVGRLRLAAVIMRAGLRSQLANRADFAMAVANGVTFQITVLLFAAVIFSRFPSLAGWDLGEILLISSIRMLGHGLYMLFFGNLGLIPHLLREGRFEAFRTRPAPVLLQVFTYEAPINALGDLVVAGASLGVCLSLLDVAWSPAALGFLAVAVVAATVIELGLNLHIAGLVLRFRGSESLFFWLDNTAGNFGNYPLSVFPVALQGAFTFGVPIAFAGYYPAAWLTGHADTVPVSPVLVYLSPLVAVVVLLSGLALWRGCLAWYARNG; via the coding sequence ATGACCTCCGACACCGCCGCACCGCCGTCCGCGGCGCACCGGGTGGGCCGGCTGCGGCTGGCCGCCGTGATCATGCGGGCCGGTCTGCGCAGCCAACTCGCCAACCGCGCGGACTTCGCGATGGCCGTCGCCAACGGGGTGACCTTCCAGATCACGGTGCTGCTCTTCGCAGCGGTGATTTTCAGCCGGTTCCCGTCCCTGGCGGGCTGGGACCTCGGCGAGATCCTCCTGATCAGCAGCATCCGGATGCTGGGGCACGGCCTGTACATGCTGTTCTTCGGCAATCTCGGACTGATCCCGCACCTGCTGCGGGAGGGCCGCTTCGAGGCCTTCCGCACCCGGCCGGCACCGGTGCTGCTCCAGGTCTTCACCTACGAGGCGCCCATCAACGCGCTGGGCGACCTGGTGGTGGCCGGCGCCTCGCTCGGCGTCTGCCTGTCCCTGCTGGACGTCGCGTGGTCGCCCGCCGCGCTGGGTTTCCTGGCCGTGGCGGTCGTCGCCGCCACCGTGATCGAACTCGGGCTCAACCTGCACATCGCCGGTCTGGTGCTGAGGTTCCGGGGCAGCGAGTCCCTGTTCTTCTGGTTGGACAACACGGCGGGCAACTTCGGCAACTACCCGCTGAGCGTGTTCCCGGTGGCGCTCCAGGGCGCGTTCACCTTCGGGGTGCCGATCGCGTTCGCCGGGTACTACCCGGCGGCGTGGCTGACGGGCCACGCCGACACGGTCCCGGTCTCCCCCGTCCTGGTGTACCTGTCGCCGCTGGTCGCCGTGGTGGTGCTGCTGTCCGGGCTGGCGCTGTGGCGCGGGTGTCTGGCCTGGTACGCCCGCAACGGCTGA
- a CDS encoding ABC transporter permease, protein MSVLDRPGPAARPTSRAHRLVLLVPRTEWAYRPRLAATAFVIVTQVFLYVLLWRALYRESGGEVVGLDVDQAITYSVLATLMGTGRVIMEGASQETAQSKIRDGSVVFWFVRPLSARRYCAWRGLGESLYATAWLLVGLAVGVVCGLVAVPPSAAAASVTVLAYGLGQVVFYQIGLLVDLTSFWTITSFGVNRLVAFAQLLLSGGLVPLWFFPDGFRAVAAHLPFAATINVPVSLYTGRIGVADCWPYLAEQALWCVLLAGLSRVMWRRAARRLLVLGG, encoded by the coding sequence ATGAGCGTCCTGGACCGGCCCGGTCCGGCGGCGCGACCCACCTCGCGCGCCCACCGGCTCGTCCTCCTGGTCCCGCGCACCGAGTGGGCCTACCGCCCGCGGCTGGCGGCGACCGCCTTCGTGATCGTCACCCAGGTCTTCCTGTACGTCCTGCTGTGGCGGGCGCTGTACCGCGAGAGCGGCGGCGAGGTGGTCGGCCTGGACGTGGACCAGGCCATCACCTACTCGGTGCTGGCCACGCTGATGGGCACCGGCCGGGTGATCATGGAGGGTGCCTCGCAGGAGACCGCGCAGAGCAAGATCCGCGACGGTTCGGTGGTGTTCTGGTTCGTCCGCCCGCTCTCCGCCCGCCGCTACTGCGCCTGGCGCGGTCTCGGGGAGAGCCTGTACGCCACGGCCTGGCTGCTCGTCGGCCTGGCCGTGGGGGTGGTGTGCGGCCTGGTCGCGGTGCCGCCGTCCGCGGCCGCCGCCTCGGTGACCGTCCTCGCCTACGGACTGGGCCAGGTCGTCTTCTACCAGATCGGCCTGCTGGTCGATCTGACCAGCTTCTGGACCATCACGAGCTTCGGTGTGAACCGGCTGGTGGCCTTCGCCCAGTTGCTGCTGTCGGGCGGGCTGGTCCCGCTGTGGTTCTTCCCCGACGGGTTCCGGGCCGTCGCCGCACACCTGCCCTTCGCGGCGACCATCAACGTGCCCGTCTCCCTGTACACCGGGCGGATCGGCGTGGCGGACTGCTGGCCGTACCTGGCCGAACAGGCCCTGTGGTGCGTGCTGCTGGCCGGGCTGAGCCGCGTGATGTGGCGGCGTGCCGCCCGCCGACTGCTCGTCCTGGGAGGGTGA